Proteins encoded by one window of Salicibibacter halophilus:
- the dapG gene encoding aspartate kinase, producing the protein MRITVQKYGGTSVQSETFRQKAAGHVKSAVQSGFKVVVVVSAMGRMNDPYATDTLLSLISDGNHLLPKRERDMLQSTGEVISSVVFTNLLITEGLKTSALTGKQAGFRTTEDFGSARITEMDTRHLLKRLEDVDVVVVAGFQGESASGETTTLGRGGSDTSATALGAALQAESVDIFTDVDGIMTADPRIVGDARPLKTMTYTEVSNLAHQGAKVIHPRAVEIAMHAKVPIRIRSLASDANGGTLVTSAHAQAPGSDVQEGLITGITYVRGITQVIVPKRQEDMHAASVVFERMAAEGISVDFINIDPTSVTFTVPEEKSQFVEQNLSELNYPPKLLQGCAKVSAVGAGMTGVPGVVSRITNALYQAGIDILQATDSHTTIWVLVREEEMNGAINALHGVFNLGDSRDHESRISE; encoded by the coding sequence ATGAGGATTACGGTGCAAAAATATGGCGGAACGTCTGTCCAATCGGAGACGTTTCGCCAAAAAGCCGCCGGCCATGTGAAAAGCGCGGTGCAGTCCGGGTTCAAAGTCGTTGTAGTTGTCTCCGCAATGGGACGCATGAATGATCCTTATGCCACGGATACGTTGTTAAGCTTAATATCCGATGGGAACCATTTGCTTCCAAAACGCGAACGTGACATGTTGCAATCCACCGGAGAAGTGATTTCCTCTGTCGTATTTACGAACTTACTGATTACCGAGGGCTTGAAAACCTCGGCGCTTACCGGCAAACAGGCTGGTTTTCGCACGACGGAAGATTTTGGGAGCGCCCGTATAACAGAAATGGATACCCGGCATTTGCTCAAACGCCTGGAAGATGTGGATGTCGTTGTTGTTGCCGGTTTTCAGGGGGAGTCGGCAAGCGGAGAAACGACAACCCTTGGGCGTGGCGGGAGTGATACTTCTGCAACAGCCCTCGGTGCAGCTTTGCAGGCGGAATCCGTTGATATTTTTACGGATGTTGATGGCATTATGACTGCTGATCCGAGAATCGTAGGGGATGCGCGACCGTTAAAGACGATGACGTATACGGAAGTCTCAAATTTGGCTCACCAAGGAGCGAAGGTGATCCACCCCAGAGCAGTGGAAATAGCCATGCATGCAAAAGTGCCGATACGGATTCGCTCGCTCGCTTCCGATGCCAATGGCGGTACGCTCGTTACTTCCGCTCATGCCCAAGCGCCGGGAAGCGATGTCCAGGAAGGCCTCATCACCGGGATCACGTATGTGCGCGGAATTACACAGGTGATTGTGCCTAAACGGCAGGAGGATATGCATGCAGCTTCGGTTGTCTTTGAGCGTATGGCAGCGGAAGGGATTAGTGTCGATTTTATCAACATTGATCCAACATCGGTGACATTCACCGTTCCGGAAGAGAAAAGCCAATTCGTAGAGCAAAATCTAAGTGAATTGAATTATCCCCCCAAACTATTGCAAGGGTGCGCCAAGGTTTCAGCGGTCGGTGCCGGAATGACCGGCGTTCCGGGTGTCGTCTCACGCATAACGAACGCGCTCTACCAAGCAGGGATTGATATCCTGCAAGCAACGGACTCCCATACTACCATATGGGTGCTCGTCCGAGAAGAAGAGATGAATGGAGCCATTAACGCGCTGCACGGCGTGTTCAACTTGGGAGATAGCCGGGACCACGAAAGCCGAATTTCCGAATAA
- a CDS encoding GerAB/ArcD/ProY family transporter, whose amino-acid sequence MRPQSMVTKQVSPFFVFFIVAVQTIGVAIMSFQRMLVSAAGHDGWMVIIFSALMVHVVIWIMYKMLNHHHTIVAIQTQVFGTKLGTVLNVYWIFYFSLYVLVNLVPFVEVIHTWLFPDVSFGLYFIVILFLAYLLTVAGFRTVVGISVLGSLLIPPFLLFIQWPYGQIQWGSLFPIGSHSILDLWSVIPDMTYPFLGFEVLLMAYPFIKEARRSHKWAQLGVSVSVFMYLFCFILPVLYFDEQHLVTILWPLITIWRMEYVGIPIWLFTLLPNMSLGLWAASRVTKQTVHISQRQALRGITLFIFGSAFFFTTHFDIESLTSFTTSLAFYTLFVYLPILGLVHIILVKRRHRP is encoded by the coding sequence ATGCGACCGCAATCGATGGTAACGAAACAAGTGTCCCCATTTTTTGTTTTTTTTATCGTGGCGGTCCAAACTATTGGTGTGGCTATTATGTCTTTCCAACGTATGCTGGTTTCAGCTGCCGGTCACGATGGATGGATGGTGATTATTTTTTCGGCGTTGATGGTTCATGTCGTTATATGGATTATGTACAAGATGTTGAATCATCACCATACCATTGTTGCTATTCAAACACAGGTATTTGGGACGAAGCTAGGGACTGTTCTAAACGTATATTGGATCTTTTATTTCAGCTTGTACGTGCTAGTTAACCTAGTTCCCTTTGTGGAAGTCATTCATACATGGTTATTTCCAGACGTTTCCTTCGGACTTTATTTCATTGTGATCCTATTCTTAGCTTATCTTTTGACGGTGGCAGGCTTTCGAACGGTCGTTGGGATCAGTGTGCTTGGGAGCTTGTTAATACCTCCTTTTTTGCTTTTCATCCAATGGCCCTATGGACAAATTCAATGGGGCAGTTTGTTTCCGATCGGGAGTCATTCTATTTTGGATTTATGGTCCGTCATACCAGACATGACTTACCCATTCTTAGGATTTGAGGTTTTGTTGATGGCGTACCCCTTTATTAAAGAAGCGCGGCGATCGCATAAATGGGCACAGTTGGGAGTGTCTGTCAGTGTATTCATGTATCTGTTCTGCTTCATCCTTCCCGTGCTTTATTTTGATGAACAGCATCTGGTCACGATTTTATGGCCATTAATAACCATATGGAGAATGGAATATGTTGGGATTCCCATATGGTTATTTACCCTATTGCCAAATATGTCCTTAGGGTTATGGGCGGCGAGTCGTGTTACCAAACAGACGGTTCACATTTCCCAACGCCAGGCATTACGTGGGATTACGCTCTTTATTTTCGGTAGCGCTTTTTTCTTCACCACTCACTTTGATATCGAGAGCCTTACTTCCTTTACAACCAGTTTGGCCTTTTATACGCTTTTCGTCTATCTACCTATTTTAGGCCTCGTACATATCATCCTGGTTAAAAGGAGGCACCGCCCATGA
- the asd gene encoding aspartate-semialdehyde dehydrogenase, translating into MSKNQAFNVALVGATGAVGQQMLKTLADKSFPIASLKLLSSPRSAGKKIEFNGETLTVEEATPEQFEEVDIALFSAGGSVSKQLAPEAVKRGAVVIDNTSAYRLDDEVPLVVPEVNENDLHNHQGIVANPNCSTIQMAVALEPIKKAYGLKKVITSTYQAVSGAGLGAVDEMYEQTQQILNEEEISPELLPVSKDKKHYQIAFNAIPQIDVFQDNGYTFEEMKMVNETKKILHDPSLAVSVTCVRLPVETGHSESVYVETEQSGATAKDVQGVLKEGAGITLQDDPATQTYPLATEAKGLPDVFVGRVRQDLDTDNGYHLWVVSDNLLKGAAYNSVQIAESLVKLGLIGR; encoded by the coding sequence ATGAGTAAGAATCAAGCATTTAATGTGGCTCTGGTTGGAGCAACCGGCGCTGTTGGGCAACAGATGTTAAAGACACTTGCGGACAAATCATTTCCGATTGCATCATTGAAACTGTTATCCTCTCCGCGTTCAGCGGGTAAGAAAATCGAATTCAACGGGGAAACGCTGACGGTGGAAGAAGCCACTCCCGAACAATTTGAAGAGGTAGACATCGCTCTTTTCTCCGCCGGAGGGTCCGTATCGAAACAATTGGCACCGGAGGCTGTGAAACGTGGTGCGGTCGTGATCGACAATACGAGCGCTTATCGCTTGGATGACGAAGTGCCGCTCGTCGTTCCCGAAGTGAACGAGAATGATCTTCACAATCATCAGGGAATCGTTGCCAATCCGAATTGTTCCACGATCCAAATGGCGGTGGCACTGGAGCCAATCAAAAAAGCCTATGGGTTGAAAAAAGTCATTACGTCCACTTATCAAGCCGTTTCAGGCGCGGGCTTAGGCGCTGTGGATGAAATGTATGAACAAACACAGCAAATTTTAAATGAAGAAGAGATTTCACCGGAACTCCTTCCGGTTTCCAAAGATAAAAAGCATTATCAAATCGCGTTTAACGCGATCCCGCAAATCGATGTTTTCCAAGATAACGGCTATACGTTTGAAGAGATGAAAATGGTCAACGAGACGAAAAAAATTCTCCATGATCCGTCCCTGGCCGTATCGGTCACGTGTGTACGGTTGCCCGTAGAAACCGGCCACTCGGAATCCGTGTATGTGGAAACAGAACAAAGCGGGGCGACGGCCAAAGACGTGCAAGGGGTACTAAAAGAAGGCGCGGGCATCACGTTGCAAGATGATCCGGCAACACAAACGTACCCGCTTGCTACCGAAGCAAAGGGACTTCCCGACGTCTTTGTCGGACGTGTGCGCCAGGATTTGGATACGGACAATGGCTATCATCTTTGGGTCGTTTCCGATAACTTGTTAAAAGGCGCAGCGTATAACTCCGTGCAGATTGCGGAAAGTCTCGTCAAATTAGGGCTCATCGGACGATGA
- a CDS encoding spore germination protein, with protein sequence MFKQFERKKFNQRTQKSLQELLDVCRKSADFMSFQISDRSPFWVHYIESMVEDHLVHDEVLSSIKNNKSMTLTDLQRVIPIEDAKIIHHVPTIEQAMMSGHIIIQANDEDRVLSLPATFHEQRALEPPESEFTVLGPKEAFIESIDVNLNLIRSRLQTPELVVDEMNVGRLSRNRLAILSIDGITNPQLLQTLTQRLQDADYDEVVDSSQLTLLITDNPNSFFPQLVETERPDRVAAGLAEGKVAFTMDGSPHVFMAPANFLEFFSSPDDHYVMWPIGMGLRLIRIIALLFSVHATAFYIAVTTYHHEIVPDDLLDTLVASRIDVPYPPIVEVLLLEITVELLREAGARLPSRIGQTIGIVGGIVIGTAVVEASLASSVLLIIIGITALASFTAPIYHMGHSIRLIRFPFLLFAQWLGLFGIVLCSLLYTQHLFRLTSLGHPYLAPVYPLRIGDLRDMFIKLPTRLQDQRPTFLRPLQKKRFKPKPRKKPAKDIEE encoded by the coding sequence ATGTTTAAGCAGTTTGAAAGGAAGAAATTCAACCAAAGGACCCAAAAATCTCTGCAAGAACTCCTCGACGTTTGTCGAAAATCGGCGGACTTTATGTCGTTTCAAATCTCTGATCGCAGTCCTTTTTGGGTGCATTATATCGAGTCCATGGTAGAAGATCATCTCGTCCATGATGAAGTTTTGTCTTCCATCAAGAATAATAAAAGTATGACCCTTACTGATCTTCAGCGAGTGATTCCTATTGAGGACGCCAAAATCATTCATCACGTTCCAACGATTGAACAAGCCATGATGAGCGGTCATATCATCATTCAAGCAAACGATGAGGATCGTGTGTTAAGCCTGCCTGCAACATTCCATGAACAACGAGCGCTTGAACCACCAGAATCTGAATTCACCGTCTTAGGCCCTAAGGAAGCTTTTATTGAGTCCATCGATGTCAATCTGAACCTGATTCGCAGCCGCTTGCAGACTCCTGAGTTGGTCGTCGATGAGATGAATGTCGGTCGCTTGAGCAGAAACCGGTTGGCGATTCTTTCGATCGACGGCATCACGAATCCCCAACTCCTTCAAACCTTAACCCAACGTCTCCAAGATGCAGACTACGATGAAGTCGTCGACAGCTCTCAATTGACTCTTCTAATTACAGACAACCCGAACTCCTTTTTTCCGCAATTGGTGGAAACAGAAAGACCGGATCGGGTGGCGGCGGGATTGGCCGAAGGAAAAGTGGCTTTTACCATGGATGGCTCCCCACATGTGTTTATGGCCCCAGCCAATTTCCTGGAATTCTTTTCGTCCCCGGATGATCATTACGTGATGTGGCCCATTGGCATGGGCCTTCGGCTGATCCGTATCATAGCCCTCTTGTTCTCTGTTCATGCTACGGCTTTTTATATCGCTGTCACCACCTACCATCACGAAATAGTCCCCGATGATTTGTTAGACACGCTTGTGGCTTCAAGAATCGATGTTCCCTATCCCCCTATTGTCGAAGTGCTTCTCCTTGAGATAACAGTTGAACTTTTACGAGAAGCAGGGGCTCGACTGCCTAGCCGTATCGGGCAAACCATTGGGATTGTCGGCGGGATTGTCATCGGAACGGCCGTCGTTGAAGCTTCTTTAGCGAGTAGTGTGCTTTTAATCATTATTGGTATAACAGCCCTAGCCTCCTTCACGGCGCCTATTTACCATATGGGCCATAGCATTCGATTGATTCGTTTTCCCTTTTTGCTTTTCGCACAATGGCTGGGGTTGTTTGGTATCGTTCTCTGTTCCTTACTTTATACCCAACATTTATTCAGGCTCACCTCTTTAGGACATCCCTACCTGGCCCCTGTATATCCGTTACGCATCGGAGATCTTAGAGATATGTTCATCAAACTCCCGACACGTCTGCAAGACCAGCGACCAACGTTTCTTCGCCCTTTACAAAAGAAGCGTTTTAAACCTAAGCCCAGGAAAAAGCCCGCCAAAGATATTGAAGAGTAG
- a CDS encoding S8 family serine peptidase produces MAVYLIVFKEKVDERVLSNVKIRRNFEYIPRLVSVEASEEEIEKLKDRKEIESISTNDTDDFDEEETNEGQQEGYALEMLQAHEFWNRGYRGEGVSIAVLDGGCQPHEDLNIAGGYNVHDPEETYMADYRDHGTHCAGIINMQDNDTGYVGIAPDADLYVVKLDDNEGGSNTSENQAEGANWCIENDIDIISMSISGTGDNTGRREAFREAAENGIIACTSASNQQNGTPLHESTIRYPAYYPFVVGVANIDENKERSGSSSVGFSVDIAAPGVDIISTCPDPDNEVSQVYCTKSGTSMSTPYVAGMFALYKEMFPEASREELIEKMYENAEPLGDTRQFGAGLAQFPSDNANDIQMKQKQEDLWGNLNPVTLAKNVFANNGSSLEEMSMPYMGENDNGTWIRFKNGMQLCLHETPEMEVTEEYNDGQGIYRSDSYTWTYPQPFKDTPFISSSCGGSTRWVDRSGSGGGTSMPFRQFGINEGEGGTSHLIAIGFWE; encoded by the coding sequence ATGGCAGTTTATCTAATTGTTTTTAAAGAAAAAGTAGATGAGCGCGTACTTTCCAACGTTAAAATCAGGCGAAACTTTGAATATATCCCGCGCCTTGTATCTGTAGAAGCTAGTGAAGAAGAAATCGAGAAATTGAAGGACAGGAAAGAAATCGAATCCATTTCAACGAATGACACCGACGATTTCGACGAAGAAGAAACAAACGAAGGGCAACAAGAAGGATACGCCCTAGAAATGTTACAGGCTCATGAGTTTTGGAATCGAGGGTATAGAGGGGAAGGCGTAAGTATCGCCGTTTTAGACGGTGGATGTCAACCGCACGAAGATTTGAACATCGCGGGCGGTTATAATGTTCACGACCCAGAAGAAACGTACATGGCTGATTACCGCGATCATGGCACCCATTGCGCGGGGATTATCAACATGCAGGATAACGACACTGGATATGTAGGCATTGCCCCTGATGCCGATTTATATGTCGTCAAGTTGGACGATAACGAAGGTGGAAGCAACACCTCAGAAAATCAAGCTGAGGGTGCGAACTGGTGCATTGAAAACGACATCGACATTATAAGCATGAGCATATCAGGCACAGGCGATAATACAGGTCGAAGGGAAGCATTCCGAGAAGCGGCAGAAAATGGCATTATCGCTTGTACGTCGGCATCCAATCAACAAAACGGAACACCTTTGCACGAAAGCACGATCCGTTACCCTGCTTACTATCCTTTTGTTGTCGGCGTTGCAAACATTGATGAGAACAAAGAAAGAAGCGGAAGTTCTAGCGTAGGTTTTTCCGTGGACATCGCCGCGCCTGGGGTAGACATCATAAGCACCTGCCCAGACCCCGACAATGAAGTTAGCCAGGTGTATTGCACGAAATCAGGAACGTCTATGTCAACGCCGTATGTCGCGGGCATGTTCGCTTTATATAAAGAAATGTTCCCAGAAGCAAGCAGGGAAGAATTGATTGAAAAAATGTATGAAAACGCCGAGCCATTAGGCGATACAAGACAATTTGGTGCAGGTTTGGCGCAATTCCCTTCCGACAATGCAAACGACATTCAAATGAAGCAAAAACAAGAAGATTTATGGGGGAATCTTAACCCTGTCACGTTAGCTAAGAATGTTTTTGCGAATAACGGAAGTTCGCTTGAAGAAATGTCCATGCCATACATGGGCGAAAACGATAACGGTACATGGATACGATTCAAAAACGGAATGCAACTTTGTTTGCATGAAACGCCCGAAATGGAAGTGACAGAAGAATATAACGATGGGCAAGGCATTTACCGATCCGATTCGTATACATGGACGTATCCGCAACCGTTCAAAGATACGCCGTTCATTTCATCTTCTTGCGGAGGTTCGACAAGATGGGTAGACCGAAGCGGAAGCGGCGGGGGAACCAGTATGCCTTTCCGTCAATTCGGCATCAATGAAGGCGAAGGCGGAACTTCGCACTTAATCGCTATTGGATTTTGGGAATAA
- a CDS encoding phage holin, LLH family, with protein sequence MDWTALITDMTLAEAILTVIGTALGVAVIFFLKNVAPHIKNFVNNAIEWDNTGLIEWIAEMVVGNLEEEFAGETGQRKFSEAVRRAVKLAGNYGIEISQDLAETTIQDSFNRTIKPYKKQDGQKNEESNESEEQ encoded by the coding sequence ATGGATTGGACAGCATTAATCACGGACATGACACTAGCAGAAGCGATTTTGACGGTTATTGGAACAGCATTAGGGGTGGCGGTGATTTTCTTTTTAAAGAACGTCGCCCCTCACATTAAAAATTTCGTCAATAACGCTATTGAGTGGGATAACACAGGGCTAATCGAATGGATAGCCGAAATGGTCGTCGGCAACCTCGAAGAAGAATTTGCGGGCGAGACTGGACAGCGTAAATTTTCGGAAGCCGTTAGGCGAGCAGTTAAACTTGCGGGCAATTACGGCATAGAAATAAGCCAAGATTTAGCAGAAACGACGATTCAGGACAGCTTCAACCGAACGATAAAACCGTACAAGAAACAAGATGGACAAAAAAACGAGGAAAGCAACGAAAGCGAAGAACAATAA
- a CDS encoding peptidoglycan recognition protein family protein produces the protein MTVFKTPNLSWNGSLTSLNKSDVEYIIVHHPGAENYSLMDAHREHRDTQGWAGIGYNYYQRKSGTRYIGRGQNQGAHAGGTYNPKSVAYCIEGNYSTEEMQKHTYEAAVEGVKELMDFYNVPASNVIRHSDCTGTTGQTECPGTNYPWSQFKSDIGGSGTDSTSSGSSSSGAPRYGDDDLTFRQAHGDVWGDDGYEWLQEALNDLVNAGLTVDGVFGQNTLDATRDFQDMYNLSYAGADYYGVPGPTTQAKIEELQNGGSSSSGLPSGMLRRGDRGDGVRAVQEALVEANFYPDRNASNNGVDGIYGPDTENAVERFQSVYLSNEVDGIYGPNTREKLEEVM, from the coding sequence ATGACAGTCTTTAAAACGCCTAATCTTTCCTGGAACGGCAGTTTAACATCTTTAAATAAAAGCGACGTTGAATATATCATCGTTCACCATCCAGGTGCGGAGAATTACAGTCTTATGGATGCACACAGAGAGCACCGAGACACACAAGGGTGGGCAGGCATCGGATATAACTATTATCAGCGAAAAAGCGGCACACGTTATATCGGTCGCGGGCAGAATCAAGGCGCACACGCGGGCGGCACGTATAACCCGAAATCCGTTGCCTATTGCATTGAGGGGAATTACAGCACCGAAGAAATGCAGAAGCACACCTATGAAGCCGCCGTCGAAGGCGTAAAAGAACTCATGGACTTTTACAACGTACCCGCAAGCAATGTCATTCGTCATAGCGACTGTACAGGCACGACAGGGCAAACAGAATGTCCAGGTACAAATTATCCATGGAGTCAATTTAAAAGCGACATCGGCGGCTCTGGGACGGACAGCACTTCTTCTGGCAGTTCTTCAAGTGGCGCGCCCAGATACGGCGATGATGACCTTACATTCCGTCAAGCACACGGCGATGTATGGGGCGACGATGGTTACGAATGGCTACAAGAAGCACTTAACGATCTTGTCAATGCAGGGTTAACCGTCGATGGCGTTTTCGGGCAAAACACGCTAGATGCAACGCGCGATTTTCAAGATATGTATAATTTAAGTTATGCAGGCGCGGATTATTACGGCGTACCAGGTCCGACAACGCAAGCAAAAATTGAAGAATTGCAGAACGGCGGCAGTAGTTCAAGCGGCTTGCCTTCTGGAATGTTAAGGCGTGGCGACCGTGGCGATGGTGTACGAGCCGTTCAAGAAGCCCTTGTCGAAGCTAACTTCTACCCCGATAGGAACGCTTCTAATAACGGCGTAGACGGCATCTATGGACCAGATACAGAAAACGCCGTCGAACGTTTCCAGAGCGTGTACCTTTCAAATGAAGTAGACGGCATTTATGGACCGAATACCCGCGAGAAACTTGAAGAAGTTATGTAA
- a CDS encoding Ger(x)C family spore germination protein has product MNRLRIIALVILLVAGCSPHSEYIEEGQYLQALGYDDDEGEIQLTAATTIFRPGEEMLPDTKTFSVSRGTLEDSLNQLQSESSRSIEFSRMRVILFNEDLATQEGIFNLLDTIQRNPMIEQEMEIVSTPASTQDILEGDYPFQQAVYTYLMDLIEYNQEDDTHPPSSLHDFMYQYYAEGADPYLTRMDKEEGLVRVTGVALFQGDTYIDHLDIDNTRMFTYLVTDTEQGSFTIDVDKDQNVDIRHMSSHPDWSIDQEDEEINVSVDIEMEGVMREVWNADVYDTETIQQLEDIAAQQLENQMGSLIQFFQENEIDPIGIGERVGQNVRGIDIQQWEEEEYPDVDVDVNVDLTIQNTGAVE; this is encoded by the coding sequence ATGAACCGCTTGCGTATCATTGCTCTTGTTATTCTTCTGGTAGCAGGGTGTTCCCCTCATTCTGAATATATTGAGGAGGGCCAATATCTCCAAGCCTTGGGGTATGATGATGATGAGGGGGAGATCCAGCTAACAGCTGCGACGACCATCTTTCGCCCTGGAGAAGAAATGCTCCCTGACACTAAAACTTTTTCGGTTTCTAGAGGGACCTTGGAAGATTCCCTTAATCAACTGCAATCCGAATCGTCTCGATCTATAGAGTTCAGTCGGATGCGCGTGATCCTGTTTAACGAAGATCTCGCCACGCAAGAAGGGATTTTCAATTTGCTGGATACCATACAACGAAATCCGATGATTGAGCAAGAGATGGAGATTGTAAGCACTCCAGCGTCTACACAGGATATTCTGGAGGGGGACTATCCGTTTCAACAGGCTGTCTATACGTATTTAATGGATTTGATTGAATACAATCAAGAGGATGATACTCATCCACCCTCATCGTTACATGACTTTATGTATCAGTATTATGCGGAAGGGGCAGACCCTTATTTGACGAGGATGGACAAAGAAGAGGGACTAGTGAGGGTTACGGGAGTCGCATTATTCCAAGGGGACACCTATATCGATCATTTAGACATAGATAATACGCGAATGTTCACCTATCTCGTAACAGATACGGAGCAAGGGTCCTTCACTATCGATGTCGATAAGGATCAAAATGTTGATATTCGCCACATGTCATCCCATCCGGATTGGTCGATCGATCAAGAGGACGAGGAGATTAATGTGAGCGTAGATATTGAGATGGAGGGGGTTATGAGGGAAGTTTGGAATGCCGATGTATATGATACGGAGACCATTCAGCAACTGGAGGACATCGCTGCCCAACAACTCGAAAACCAGATGGGATCCCTCATTCAATTTTTCCAGGAGAACGAGATCGATCCCATAGGCATCGGGGAACGCGTGGGCCAAAACGTCCGAGGAATCGACATTCAGCAGTGGGAAGAAGAGGAATATCCGGATGTGGACGTGGATGTGAATGTGGACTTGACGATTCAAAATACGGGGGCTGTTGAATAA